A single window of Neospora caninum Liverpool complete genome, chromosome XII DNA harbors:
- a CDS encoding putative vitamin K epoxide reductase complex subunit 1, translating to MAGVNFTVVVTSALGVALCLYAINVEQNSVRDATYRAFCDFSPYASCSKVLTSTQSRLLTYFGIAAPDGHFDFPNTYLGLFFYAFMLTFPRGRQYCHCLYTLAAAAAMASSIYLAYVLYAVLHDFCLVCVTSYVLNLILLAVTLFSRSESRQLTPAKRRAANKKKIR from the exons ATGGCAGGAGTTAATTTTACTGTCGTCGTCACCTCTGCTCTCGGTGTGGCGCTCTGTCTCTACGCCATCAACGTCGAACAGAACTCGGTCCGAGATGCGACTTACCGAGCTTTCTGCGACTTCTCTCCGTATGCCAGCTGCTCAAAG GTGTTGACAAGCACTCAGAGCCGTCTCCTGACGTATTTCGGGATAGCTGCTCCAGACGGTCATTTCGATTTCCCCAACACGTACTTGG GCTTATTCTTCTACGCCTTCATGCTTACTTTCCCACGCGGGCGACAATACTGTCACTGTCTCTACACTCTtgctgcagctgccgccATG GCCTCTTCTATCTACCTCGCCTACGTTCTCTATGCTGTCTTGCACGACTTCTGCCTCGTTTGCGTCACGTCCTACGTG CTGAATTTAATTCTCCTGGCTGTGACCCTCTTTTCCCGGTCTGAAAGTCGCCAGTTGACTCcggcgaagcggcgcgcAGCGAACAAGAAAAAGATACGGTGA